tgccaatttgtttttttctatattaCTGTTTCCCTCAGAATATTCCTTTACTTTGGATAAGAGAACAGGCTTCTGGAAAAAATATCACTTAATTATGAATGATAAtacagaacattttgaaaagccAACAAAAACACTTCTCATTACAGCCTCAGTATATGCAGTTAGTTTGGCTGCTGCGCGGCTGTCTACAGAATAATTCAAAGCATACGCAAAAGCAAAGAACTGAATCAATAGTTCAAAGCTTTATTTTTCAAgccaattttgtttttcatgaaaCTAAATTGACACGGCTTTGACTAAAAGAAACAAGCACAAAATTATTCATTATAAGCAATCGCATGTGCTGCACAATAACTGGCTGGTTCTCAGTGTTTCAGACTTAATGAAAACGCAAAATGAAGGAAATTGAATAAACAACACATACTTCTGCAGTCATCCAAATACTGTCAACCAagatgttttgtctttgttgtctgaACAGTCAATCTGTCTCATCGGTTTTTATCCTCTCGCTTCCTCGGTCTTCAGATTTATATCTCTTTTCCCTCCACCCTGATGCGCCCTTCTCTCTAACCTGATAACTTCAGCCTTCTGAATATAAAGATTTTAATACAAGAGATCAGACAAATACTTGATGAagcaagacattttttaaaacatctatttaACCAAAATTGCTCTCTTTTTCAGAAACAGCTCACACCCACACAGCTTTTGTGAAATGTTAGTAATATACTGACATAAGAATTGAGATGTTGTAATAAGGTACAGAATACAGGTACATTCTTCATAAGCTATGCAAGTTTTCAGCTGTCTAATGGTtcacctgtgtgtatgtgtgtgtgagtctgtgtgtgtctgtattaaAAAGAGCACAATCTATACATGGTACACCAGTGACACAACAAAAGAAGCAGAACAGCAGCTGCACATCCTCTATCAGCACGGTTTTTATCAGTCAAAGTACTGATGTGCACTGTGAGGTGAGTGAAAAAACTCACAACTCAGTACAAAATCATGCACTTAGGTGTTTAACATTTAACCCTACAGTGTATTGATTATATCAAATTAGCACCTAACCACTCTATaatacattcattgtttttcttttttcattccaGGTACATTACCAACATAGTCTTTACCAATTgactctttttgttgttattgacaGAGTGTAGCTCTAGAGAACCTTATATTTTACACAGTCTAAAATAGCCATTAATTAAGAGCAAACCACACTGTGGAAAGGACCCGGGCTTAGGTTTATTACTGAAATTACATAACAGCATATGTTCAGTCTGAACATTCAGTGTATTctgtattttgtaatattttgctcTGCTCATCCGACTCACTTCCTGCTGCAATTTTTCTTGCTCTAAGGGAATGGTTTAACTTGTAGTAGTATATGAGTTTGACACATGACATGCACATTATCAAAATATCTTATATCCATCAAACCAAACCCTGCAGCATGAGCAGCATTCTGAATGGAAACAGCCAAAGGAAGGTCTTCAAACATACTCAGTTTCATGGCACAGTCACTGCTTCCCACCGGAACATCAGATGAATCTTCCAACAAACACGGCTTGATCAAACAATGATTAAAATCTTCAAAATCCATGGAAAAGTTTTCAGGTTgaacttttctctctctctgacagttTGCCCTCAAATGACCCGGGTGTCTGCACAACAGACTGggagagtaaaaataaaagctcaacCCTTAATTCTACTCATTGCTTTCTTGGAGAGTATCTTTTTTGGGATCTTTGGTAGACATTTGGTTTCCGTGTGCTGAATGTAAATTTGCATCATGGCACACCATTAGTCTAAAACGGTTACAgcttcaaagaaaacacaaacttcaGCATTAGATAAGAGTGTCTAATCAATGAGGGCCAGGGAGAAGTCTTTAGACTAACTGTAATTGTTCTTGTCAGAcgtctctgtcttcctcttctcttttgtcTCACAAGACGTTTGTAATGAAATATAAGTTGAGCTACTCTTATCAGAAAGCAGGGCTAGCAATCATGCTGGTGGTTTTGATGGAGGATGTCCACTACCCCAATCATTTCCAAATGGCATTGTAATCTATTTGACCAACTTATTTGCAGCTCTTGAACTAAGACCAAGTTTgaacaaaaatgtgtctgtcttaCTTAATAAAACCATTGTAAGATGTGTGAAATGTTTGCTAATCCAGTGCACccactttaaaaagttattatTGATTTTAGAGTGATAATTAGGTATCCGCTGTGAGCTGTGAGTTTTTGAGAAACTAATAAGTGCTGAGTCCGAACAACAGCCAAATAATGCCATACAAAAATGGGGTTATAAAGAAAAATTATATcaattcttcttttattctcttCCCTTTCAACTCTGACTATAATTGGCATCCTGTCAGTGTAGAGAGGGAGGGCTTTGATGGAAGGTAACATTAAAAGAATCTACCACAAACTTTCAACACAAACTAGTATTGGGAAGATAACAAATACTGAAACAAATACCAGATTCAAATAAAGGCTGAAGAAAAATATGGAGGAAAAAAGCACAGCATTACTCCTGTATAATGGCTCATGTGGcaaatttgtcaaaatgtgCACTTCTATAGCATAAATGCCTAAATTGGTACAACTCaataacagataaaaaaatgatgaattatAATAAAATCTACCTCTTCTTTCTCAATGTTACAGTAAGTTACAGATAATGAAACTCAACCCTTTGATGTTTCACAGTGGACAAGGAAAGAGTATTTCGTActctatttagttttttttcaatttcattatATAAGAGAtgcttttcagttttatagcctATTGTGACCTCTAGCCTTTTGGGAGAGGGATTGTACAGTGATTGCACAGTGTAATAGAAGTGTGTTTTTATGGTCCttatttttataatgaaaattGTACACAAAAGTACCCAGTGGGAAAATGCTACCTTAGTCCCCAGCAAGAGgatgttgtctgtttttgacactTGCACAACTGTCTGTTTGAAACAAATGAGATGAAATGTATCCTTAGCATTTCACACCAAACCGTGACTCCTAAACCGGGGTATGAACTGTAAAAGGATTTCTGTGTACTGTCACACCCCTACTAGAAAAATATTGCTTCAAATGGCAATATCTTTTCTAATAatagtttatttctgttgtgtgGTGCTACGCAGCCAAACATTTAGAGAACGAAATCAAGGCAGTGCGGAGGAGGCACTCGGAGCGAAATTGATGGCAGCTGCAGAAAAGAGCAAAATAGAGTTAGGTTACCCACAAATCAGCATGTTCACAGCTTTATCTTTTCTCCATTTCATTTGCTGCTGAGATGTGCCTATTGttgacaaaataacaataatgtgcTTCCTGTGCCATAGTGTATATGTCTTAGACATATAAAAGACTAACAACGCAGGAGTGCTgctgtaatcaatgacaaacaAGCAGACACCTTGGGTGTCTGTGCTGTTTACACATTACACTGTTTTATAAGATGGTCACAGTTTGAAAGGGATTTGTTTCTTAAGTGTAAGGTGTAGTTACTGTTATGAACAATGTAAGTAGTTTCATCTTGTTGTTTATTGCTTATTCTAGTATATATAGTGTACAATTACTGCTGTGCTTAATTTGAAAATAAGGATGTCTTTTGAGAACGTGAGGTTTTGCGATCTTTATGCTTGACACATTTGATTGGAGCATGAAATGTAAATGAGAATACTGCACGTTAAATTGGACATGAAGGCAAGAGAGAGTAAACTAATGAAGTGTTTTATATGTCAGTGCTGGCAGTGAGAAATACATCAATGTCCTTCTAAAAACGTATTGTTTTGGtaacattaataatataatgaaatactaaCCTTTTTCTATAGAAAAGTAATTTACAGTGCAGTCCATAAGTATTTGGACAGTGATACATTGTGTAGGCTCTGTATTAGCACATTAAATATCATATTCTAAATGACTGTTAGGTAAGTGTATAAtgcgcatatatatatatatatatatatatatctcctcGTCTGAGGGTAGAAGCTCCTTCTAAGCCCTCAGTGCTGGCTGGATGTATCCGGTACCTTCTACCTGACCTCAACAGGGAAAAAAGGCTGTTCCCCGGGTGTTTGGATCTGTAGTGATTCTCCTAGCCTTGTTGTTGTAGCGCCTGGTGTAAATATGCTTTAGGCTTTAGGTGTAGGGTAAAGAATGCCACACGTGGTATGCATTAGAAACCTGATATAGAATCAAtgtcgattaatctgttgataatttttctcaattaatcaattagttgtttggtctatgacatttttgaaaagggtgaaaaatgttgatcgGTGTTTTCCAAAatccaagatgacatcctcaaacgtcttgttttttccacaacttAAAGAAATTGAGTTTACTGTGAGGAGTGACgccttaaaaaaatattcacatttaagaagctggaatctgagaatttttacaatttttctgACATAATTACtcaaattgattaatcaattatcaaaatagttggtcaataatttaatatttcacaACTAAGGAATTTATTGGTAAATAGTTGCAGCTCTAAACTGatttatgcaaaacattcaATGGGTCCTATTGATTAATTTTCATTGCTTGTTTAGTATCATTAGTCTCAGATTACAGGACTTTAATCTAACCAATCTAGAACATAATCTTTGTATAGCCAGTCTAAAACAAAACTTTAGTTTGAGACAATGCAAAATTATGTTAagttatattgtatattatattaaattataatgttCCTAATTATACTGTTCTCATTTATAACATTTAAGCAACAATAAACTAGAGTAAAtcttacagtaaaatgttttacagtaagATAATTTGCCATGACACACGTGTCATGTCCAATTATGCAACAGCAAGTAAAATATAGTCAATATActtatttcaacaacaaacaaacaaagaatgaCAAAGAATTTTGTCAGAGAAAATGGTTCTGCTTTCATGTTGCCAGCTAATATAGTCTTGCGTTGTCTAACAAGGGGCACATTAAGCTACCAATGTAAGACTGACAATATGTGAGGGCCAATTGAAAGACACAGACTGCCATTCacacatgttgtgtgttatGGTCTCAATTGAAAGCACTGAATGCACCAAAAGAGGAACACAAAGACATTGTTTACCTTAAAGGTCTTCTGCTGTTAATTTAAAATCAAGACAAATAAAATCAGGTGAGCTATAAGTCTCATTAACGCAATAGCATAGCCGCTTCTCTGGCAGCATGTTCCATAAATGGCTCAGCACGCTGCACACAAAAGGCTTAAGCACCTCACTCATTTTAACACTAATTAATTGACCTGTCTCAACCTGGCTCCCCCAAAGCCTAAAATTAgaggcaaaataaataaatcagggATAAGAGGCGGTGTAACTCTGCAGCTTTGAGGAAAAGGGAGAAACTAAAGAATTACAGGACCACCAGGAGTTTGGTTGGAAACGGAAAGGGAAACGAGGGGGAGATGGccaaatgaataaaacatcaacagGAGAAACAACAAACTGGTAAAGGGTAaatgtcaacagaaaaaaactgccaGCTATCCAATAGCAGGATAAAATAAGAACTGGCAGATTTGTAAGATGCAAAAAGGAAACACCTGGGAGTTTTCTATGCAAGGTTTAATGCTGCAAGGTGGGACACTGGGCTGTACTTtgaaagagaaatgtatttCTTATAATGAGAGACACTCcaacacacactgaaatcaaCAGAGCAGGACACAGGTCAAATCTAAAAATGTACGTTTGACTAATTCTCGGTTACGTATCCATTGTAATGTGACCATGAAGTTTGATTTAATGTAAAGATAAAACCTTGCACCTGACGATACATTGTGATAATAATGTGTAATCTGGTAGAGATGGGCTGACTGGAGTTTTGTTGTATTCAAATTTTATTATATCTAAGAatcaaatatttggttaatcCTGAGGAGAGAAATATTAGCTGTACctaacaataaaaagaaattcaatagaacaaacatcaaacaaaaatgtctacAGCCAAACTACTAAATTCCTTCTTCTGACATAGTTTCAATAAAAATCAAACATGCACCGAGGTTATAAAGATCACAATGTTTTGTACTGGATTCTAGTTCTTTTCAGAGGTGTTGCTATTATTGTGTCCACCTTGTGGTATTCATTTACCCATTTGGTCTGACCCTATATTTTTAATCGATGTTTATCGTCTTTGttatcatgtactgtatgtcaacttctttgctactgcagcaaaactAACTTGAACTTGATGTGAGTTGCCAGACTCAAAACTACTTCTACCATTTCAATATAAATTGTGCCCAGGTCTACTGATGCTGTTGCACTGCATGAAAAATTGGGCTGAGGCCCGGGAAACATTAACAATCACTAAGAGAAGTAGCCATCCATTTAACAATgccaatttttttaaagctgttacTGTAATGAGCTGCATGGTGCATCATGGGAATGTTATTATCAGCTCAGGTATACCCACTCCTTGATGTTGCACAGAGGCATGAGAATGCAGATAGACCCATATATAACCGGGAAAATACTGAGACACACAAACCAGGAACATTAGCAAGCACACACTTGTTGTGTGTCTTAAGGACGCACAGTGCCTCCAAGTGGACTGAGCCAACCACTGCAGCATGGCAAAATAAACTTGCATAATACTGAATATCTCCAAATCCATTCTCTCATACCTACAAGAAGCAAACAGGAAGGGCTTGCTTACACATGAATGATTCAAACACTAGTTGCTTTCTATCTAAAGAGggtttcattgttttatttgtttagaGCCATGATTGCAGGCCTTGCCGTTTTACATGTCATTCAAATTGTGCCTAATTACCCTGCTTGTCTTTTTCTCCAGCATCTAATTCAGAGCAGGAGGCTTTTTTTGCATGCACAATACCAAGAAAGAAGCTTTACTGGCATTTTGTTCAACAACAAACTATGATACACATTGTTTGATGCCTCAACTTTGTCATTACAGACCACATAGATTATGCAGAATAAATCcgaaaaaattacaaatcatTTTGGACACAGACACTGCTTTGTGACAGGATTATATTTGTGGTTTTCTTCTGCTCATTATGAGGAACTATTTACTCAGTAAACAAGGGAAGAatgagcaagagagagacaataacagatggatggaaaaaatgagaaaaaagggtGGGATCGAGAGAGCTCAGTGCATCCAATTACAGTAAGTGGGCTCATTTCCTCTAATCAAATAGCTCAGTTAAATATCTCAAAGGCAGATTCCCCATAGAGCTGATCTTCACACATCAGCAATCAGTCACTAAGTCTATTCCTTTCTCTTTTGGGTTTCTCTTTTCCGctttacttcttttttcttctctagcTCCCACTTACTCACCAGCCATCACCATGCCTTTCCCTCTCTTATAGCACGGACTATCAATATTCTTTTCTTCTCCGAACAGAGATTTGTACCTGACTAAgggatgttatttattttgtcatttaacatactgtaatgggaatattttcttttcacgtTTCATAGAAAGGTTTCACACAAGCCGCAAatatgcattcattcatttctctACAGATTTCTAGTGGTGTTGGGTCTGCTGCATAGGGTGGGAATGAAAGCTGCTACTGATATAATACAACCAATAACAGCCTCCAGTTATTTACATGGGACAAACATCCTCTAGTCAAACACAAACTAGTAGCCATGTGGCTGTTTCATTCTGGTAGAAAAGAACGGCATAGATATTGACTTTGGATCACTCTAATCACTCtaaattattttgattacaAATTACAGGATAATATCTTGTACAACAATAATAACCTAATTGAGTTATTATTAACTGcaatcaaattatttaaaaagcatcTTGTACTTCTTCTAAATTCTCTAATCCTTCCTTGATTATTCTGTTATCCACTATAGAATATTGTTTCTATACAGTAACGTATGTAGATTTATGGTCTGAGCTTTTGTCTCCAGTCTGCTATTGTAGAATATCAATCACACTTTGACATCAAAACACATGACATTTTACCTAATCTGCTAcacaaaaatgtgcatgcatgcatgcaagcacatgcccgcgtgcacacacaaacacacacacacacacaccttaagaTGTGCTAAATGACTCTTAATCAGATACACATGGCTAAAGCACATCTGCTTGTACTGACAGCACCAATGAGCACTTACTGTACAGACAAGCATACACATACAAAGCACACTCACTCCTtttcgcactgttgcttgctctggaagagactactagaactgttgggtccttgtaaattctggagtgtggtctatctgtatagtgtcttgagataactcttgttatgaattgatactataaataaaattgaattgaaaaaattgaattgaattattgcTTTGGTAGTTGCTACAGATCCATTATTGCAAGataaacatgttacattttCAGTGACTCGAAGCTTGTGTCAACATCACATGGTAAAAGTAGTAAACACATAAAGCTTATTTCATTTCTAATCCAGCTCATTTTAAGCTCTTTACGCATTCCGGAGATCAGGTGCCATGGTACAGTAATACAGAGAACCAAAGCGAAGGCCAACGAGACTATTAACACACAGTTGGTGGCCAGGTCAGCATTTCTTTCAGGAAGAGAGAGGGCTTGGCCTGAAACCACCGGTGAGAGCTGGCAGAAACCTCTATACAGTTTATCTTTCCCTTTCAGCCTGTGTTCTGCTTGTTTAATCCCCAATTACAAAAGGAAGGTGGAATTATTTAAAAGTGGATCTAATTAATGGGTTGAACCACATACAGTGTTTGTCATGCTAGAAAGGTCTGCTGTTGTAACTAGGTCTACAAGTCCAGTATCCATGCTTGATAATGGCCTCAAAGTTTATTAGCTGAGCAAAGTCAACTCCTTAATAAGGGACGTTTACTTTAATGTAGGGCTGAAACCATTCCTTGAATAACTCGAATAATTTGATTGATAAAAAAACCTCAATGCAAAATGATTTGCCTCAAAGCTCTGTTTAATCAATGTTACCAGCGTTGTATCGCTCACAGTGTTTCGGCACGAATGATTATTACTGTCTCACACCAGGCTGACGACACTGCTGGCAACACATGCCATGGAGACTGACATGGAGATTACAAAATGATAAAGAGACCGTAAATAGTGAGGGactaagagaagagacaggctgGAGAAAACCACAGAAAGTGTCCAAAGTTTGGAATCAGTTCAAaggtaattaaaatgaaaactctGTCCAGTGAGTCCACTGCAAAATTGATCCAGCTTACCACAATGATAGCACAACGTCAATGCTTCAGCATCGCAACAGAAGATATTAAACCTAACTAATGAAAGTAAATCCCAGAGTGGTATGGACGATGAAACtacatcaaacacaaaaactaccaaaacaaagaaacgtAGTAGTAACCCCAATTTGATAAAGAGCCGACTTGTTGACTTCGGGAATACAGCTGATCATTGCGCACCAATATCTCTCGCTTTCTTTAcggagaaacagctgatcaacGATCTACTAGCATAAGTGTTACAGAGCTGTGGGACATTCTcatcaaatatataaatgaaaataggtTGAGTTTAACTTATATATACTTATAGGCCTATATACAGATCAGTCTTAGGTTAAAAGTTGTAGTTCTGCAAGTTAAGTTGCACAACTTAAGgtaatgtttatgtatgtttaatgCATGCCTTAGTTTGACGTTGTGATTGCATTTCAGCCAATATTTGGCATTGGCCAAACTattggtatcagcatttataatggcagattttttaaatactcattaatcagaatcatttagaatgacaaataaatgattgatGATCAATAAAtgattctaaaaaaaatatttaaaaaaaataagaagtgttttgagtgttggcgttgcatagtttgtccaccagagctCATTCGACAACCTCCCTGTAggcaacactgttgttgtttcctttcattgtgtttttgttcaaagaactttaagtttcatttcttaagtttgcatttttagacattttatgtatgagaactttaatatatattttatgttatgacaataaaacaaatccttatcatattattttagtgagaggtcataaataaatacaaataactaatgttagagaaatctgtttatgttgtgttatgcgtttctgttttttatatatatctatatatatatctatatatatatatatatatatatagagtatATTGGCCAAAATATCTGaatatctgatttttaaatacCCAAATATTTGCATcaatatcagccttaaaaatcctttatcagttgGGCTCTCAAACAAACTATGTATATTATTGTTCTTCAATAGAACAAAAGTATTTATTATCCGATTACTCAATTAATCAACTGAATAATCGGTAGAATACTTGATTACTAAAATAATTGCGGCCCTACCTTAATGACATATAAATGAGAACTGCATTGCTGTACACAACAAAAGTTTAACTTTTCTAATCACAGACCAAAGAGAAGGATCTTAAGATTGCATACTACCCCCTTTTTTACGGATAAAATAATCATGAATTCATTTATagtatattcatatttttataggCATATAATTGTCTCAGGAACTGTGCACCTcatccccccccctttcttttttttcttctgcactaCTTCTATTTTATAATTCTTGTTGACAGTGTTAAGggattgcttcaatctcgttgcacaggtattgcacatgtgtataatgacaataaaggcattctattctattatttaattatatatatatataaaaataatagtcATACTAAAGGTCATACCATAgatttatcacattacatcaaAGTGAAGAATCCAGTGAGTGTGATTGAGGGTAATTTATGTTTAGCTCCTGAAGGTGAACATTAAGTACATTGTATTTTCTTAAACATATATTGCAGGTCCACACTCTTTTGAGCTGGTCTTTTAATGCTTGAACTTTTGTCTCTAGTGCCCATGGAAATGTTACAAGAAGACCATTCTTGTAATATGAATCAGACCACTTTTAAGGAGCCATACCCTTTTCTTCAAACCCAAAATGAACCCACTTCCCAGTCACACAAGCCTATTCTTTGCCAACTAGCAATCATTTAAAGCTGAGATGGCATTCTCTGAAGTTCCTAGCCTTAGTATAGTATCATCATCGCTAAAGTGATCAGCTCTTGACCCATTTCCTTTTCTGAAATATGCTACAGAGGAATCTGCCAGTTGATATAAAGTGAGTAGTGGAGAGCATGAGCAGCTTGTTGGCAGTTATCTGGCAAATTCCACATTAAATGAGAAATCCTATCAGTTTATATGACTGAAGAATTTCTGGAATTAAAGGAAATGTCTTGCAACAGAAGTGATATTAAGatgatatctttttttttctgacagcaGTGGCAATAAGCTGGAACTCACCATGCTGTTGAGCTCTGAATTGTCATAGCTGTCACATCGCGCAGGCCCAAGAGGCTCAAGACCATCTTCATCCCACATGTAGGTTCCACCAGAGCTGTTGGAGGGCGATAACTCCACAGACGAAGCCTGAAGGACATCACCCTGTTGTGAGGAATCCTGCATAGGACTTTCTTCTGTATTTCCTAAAgaacaaatataaacacaggACTGAACAACTGTCACAAATGTAGCACAAACGtttagttgaatgttttttcAATTCAGGTTTTCAATTTACCTGCCAGATCCATAGTGTCCCAGTCAAGGGTCTCATTGAGAAAGCTTTCCAGGCGGGTTTGAGTAGTGCTGCCAGTTTTCCTGTTGTCAGGCACGTCACCATCACTGAACACATCTCCCACACAGTCAAAGTCATCTAGAAACTCTTCACTTGTATCGCCTCTGTCTAGTGATGAGGCAGAAGACAAGGACATGTCCTCCAGAGTCTCGCCTCCTGTCTGGCCAGAGCTCTTCTTAAGCATACaacttcctcctcctttttcttctccagaGCTtccatcactgtcactgtgtgagTCTGTGCTGGCAGCTTCAACAGTTTGCTCAATGTCTTTTGCTATCCCTAACAGACCTGCACATTCAGAAGCAGCAGGTCTGATAGCCCCCTTGACCCTTCCTGGAAAAAGTGGCTTCTGCTGCTTGGCCTGCCCAGGTCGAGACAGCCTGTAGGCCAAAGACCCCCCACTACTGCCCAGTGATTTGGTCAGCGCACTACTGGGGAGAAGAGGTTTCTTTAGAGCACTGGGAGTAGAGGGTGCTGGGGAGACCGAGAGGGTTGGCAGAGAGGAGGCAGCTGAAGTTCTACTGTACTGAAGTCCTCCAAGTCCTCCAAGTCCTCCACATAGACCTCCTGAACCTCCGAGGCTGCCATTCAGACCCCCCAGTCCTAAACCCACTCTTCCATTGCTCAGCTGAGGGGGTTTAAGCAAACTACTCCGAGGAGGTCGAAGCTGAGTGTTTGCCAGTGGCTTGGCTAGCTCCACAGCGCGGTTAAATGAGAAGGACCGGGTCATAGGCTGGCTCGTGGGGGAGGGAATCTGCTTGAAGTGAGTGAAGCTGTTAGAACGCACCATGTTGTCCAGCGCCAAGGTCTTTAGGCTGTCACTGGACTGGGACAGGCTGTCTTGAGAGCTGCTTCTGGGAGAGCTGGATCCTAACCTTGGCCGCACAAGGCGGGACTCTGAACCTGTTCGAGCAGGAATGCTGGAGCCATTATGGCCCTTCTTAGAACTTAAGTTAAGTGGGCTTTGGCCTAGCTTGGCGCCTACTTTTGGATTCATCGTCAAGGGTTGCTTGGGGATGGCCTTGGGACTGGAGACCGCCACCATGAAAGCACCTGATCTTTGCATCTTGGGAGTTGCAGGAAAGCCATTCTTTACCTCCTTTGCCAACGAAGGAAGCTGTATCTGAGCCTTTTCTTCAATTCCATCCCCAGGGCTGGTGGGGGTGGTGACGCCAGTGGGGGTTGTCCCCTCATCTCTCCTCCATTTCAGGGAAAAAGGAGAGGCACAAATTACGCCATTTAGGTGTGTTCCTGGAGGAGCGGTCTTACCATCCTGGGTTGGGGTGGTTGGCTGTGTGGAACCATTGGACAAGGGGCTAGCGCCACCTGTCGAGGAGCGTCCACCAAATTTAGGCAATCTGG
This portion of the Etheostoma cragini isolate CJK2018 chromosome 17, CSU_Ecrag_1.0, whole genome shotgun sequence genome encodes:
- the ccser2a gene encoding serine-rich coiled-coil domain-containing protein 2 isoform X2, whose amino-acid sequence is MEEKPPIRSAMVSRLPKFGGRSSTGGASPLSNGSTQPTTPTQDGKTAPPGTHLNGVICASPFSLKWRRDEGTTPTGVTTPTSPGDGIEEKAQIQLPSLAKEVKNGFPATPKMQRSGAFMVAVSSPKAIPKQPLTMNPKVGAKLGQSPLNLSSKKGHNGSSIPARTGSESRLVRPRLGSSSPRSSSQDSLSQSSDSLKTLALDNMVRSNSFTHFKQIPSPTSQPMTRSFSFNRAVELAKPLANTQLRPPRSSLLKPPQLSNGRVGLGLGGLNGSLGGSGGLCGGLGGLGGLQYSRTSAASSLPTLSVSPAPSTPSALKKPLLPSSALTKSLGSSGGSLAYRLSRPGQAKQQKPLFPGRVKGAIRPAASECAGLLGIAKDIEQTVEAASTDSHSDSDGSSGEEKGGGSCMLKKSSGQTGGETLEDMSLSSASSLDRGDTSEEFLDDFDCVGDVFSDGDVPDNRKTGSTTQTRLESFLNETLDWDTMDLAGNTEESPMQDSSQQGDVLQASSVELSPSNSSGGTYMWDEDGLEPLGPARCDSYDNSELNSMDVLNNLDPPGTGELDEDDLMLDVDLPEDGLHDAERMSHFERSERAGRQGQRRRHHRWSGPDHFSNDSRAHVIQPYNGLMASMISSQPVPSEGRQHGLMAMLDELTLEHMTQDCNSLKNQLLRLKTLLQLEDTDSPADVPEEIEDNTTVSQLEELIKEVQMLREELRSRDKTIAQLTLQCQQLQQHQRKQISAQGRCQCHHQRTPTSLRQSDRQMDKQIQHQYDKATQTYWRPPSHAGVLPTPLLSPWQAQHQGLTRTSMPQRRQTSNTTAFQPLPQRAPPPGKTSKNSPHRGPQ